A window of Orenia marismortui DSM 5156 contains these coding sequences:
- a CDS encoding desulfoferrodoxin has translation MEVRNIYKCNHCGNVVELLQSGGVAIVCCGEEMEELEAQTADYSTEKHVPVLEEIDGGVKVTVGSTLHPMVEDHLIKFIEVLTEDKVLRAELEADQEPIAEFNVVKEDIIEVREFCNIHGLWKE, from the coding sequence GTGGAAGTTAGAAATATTTATAAATGTAATCATTGTGGTAATGTAGTAGAGTTATTACAATCTGGAGGAGTAGCTATAGTTTGTTGTGGTGAGGAAATGGAAGAATTAGAGGCACAGACAGCTGACTACAGTACTGAAAAGCATGTTCCAGTATTAGAAGAAATTGATGGTGGAGTCAAGGTTACTGTTGGAAGTACTTTGCATCCAATGGTAGAAGATCATCTAATTAAATTTATTGAAGTATTAACTGAAGATAAAGTTCTTCGTGCCGAGTTAGAAGCAGATCAAGAACCGATAGCAGAGTTTAATGTGGTTAAAGAAGATATTATAGAGGTAAGAGAGTTTTGTAATATACATGGCTTGTGGAAAGAGTAA
- the rd gene encoding rubredoxin: MKRYVCTVCGYVYDPEQGDPDSGIEAGTAFEDIPDDWECPLCGVGKDMFEEE, from the coding sequence ATGAAAAGATATGTTTGTACAGTATGTGGCTATGTATATGATCCTGAACAGGGGGATCCAGATAGTGGAATTGAAGCAGGTACTGCTTTTGAAGATATTCCAGATGATTGGGAATGCCCATTATGTGGAGTAGGAAAGGATATGTTTGAAGAAGAATAA
- a CDS encoding bacteriohemerythrin, producing MIIKWSDDLNIGIEKIDKQHKEIFTQSNYFLKKIKEDKDNPTELKSNIEDLFYFLTDYFITHFNDEERLQQKYNYPRYEQHKKVHKNFIERINQIKYSFWNEDHDIDYLKHEIKDEILVWLKDHIIKEDRLISEYIKEQ from the coding sequence ATGATTATAAAGTGGAGTGATGACCTAAATATTGGTATTGAAAAAATCGACAAACAGCATAAAGAAATTTTTACTCAAAGTAATTACTTTTTAAAAAAAATAAAAGAAGATAAAGATAATCCCACTGAGTTAAAATCAAATATAGAAGATTTATTCTATTTTTTAACTGATTATTTTATAACTCATTTCAATGATGAAGAGAGATTACAACAAAAATATAATTATCCTAGATATGAACAACACAAGAAGGTTCACAAAAATTTTATTGAAAGAATCAATCAAATAAAATATAGTTTCTGGAATGAAGATCATGATATAGATTATCTTAAACATGAAATTAAAGATGAAATATTAGTTTGGCTAAAGGATCATATCATTAAAGAAGATAGATTAATTAGCGAGTATATTAAGGAACAGTAA
- a CDS encoding PAS domain-containing protein has product MNNYFELISDDLFDGIAVIDNNRRITHWNRSAEEITGYKSKQVLNKHCFTDMLEYIDEDGLKLCKDYCPLLATIKEGKKLEKSVYLRHKDGYRIPILLRMLPLRDEEEEIIGAVEIFRYDSGSKLDNTEEKDYYNIIERKKNLLKEEINKKVELVNEFGISAGIIVIEVINLFNIVANYSSILSNELLKAIANTLKNNLAFIDTSIHYTEGRFIILIDDIYQGDLEVIANKVEFLVNNTDIKLSSSERIEAEISVISYLIKDDDNYDFIKDSLKI; this is encoded by the coding sequence ATGAATAATTACTTTGAATTAATTAGTGATGATCTATTTGATGGGATTGCTGTCATAGATAATAATAGAAGAATAACTCATTGGAATAGATCAGCAGAGGAAATTACCGGTTATAAGTCTAAACAAGTATTAAATAAACATTGTTTTACTGATATGTTAGAATATATAGATGAGGATGGACTCAAGTTATGTAAAGATTATTGTCCATTATTAGCTACAATAAAAGAGGGAAAGAAGTTAGAAAAGAGTGTTTATTTGCGCCATAAAGATGGATATAGAATTCCGATCTTATTAAGAATGTTACCTCTTAGAGATGAAGAGGAAGAGATTATTGGAGCAGTAGAGATCTTTAGATATGATAGTGGTTCTAAACTAGATAATACTGAAGAAAAGGATTATTATAATATTATTGAACGGAAGAAGAATCTTTTAAAAGAAGAGATCAATAAGAAGGTTGAGCTAGTAAATGAATTTGGTATTTCTGCAGGTATTATAGTTATAGAAGTAATAAATTTATTTAATATAGTCGCAAATTATAGTTCGATATTAAGTAATGAGCTATTGAAAGCAATAGCAAATACATTAAAAAATAATTTAGCTTTTATTGATACTTCTATCCATTATACAGAGGGTAGATTTATAATCTTAATAGATGATATTTATCAAGGTGATTTAGAGGTGATAGCTAATAAAGTTGAGTTTTTAGTTAATAACACAGATATTAAGCTTAGTAGTAGTGAAAGGATTGAAGCTGAAATATCTGTTATATCTTATTTAATAAAAGATGATGATAATTATGATTTTATCAAGGACTCTTTAAAAATATAA